CGCGCGGCGCCTTCCCGCACGTCAAGGTCGCCGGCGGTTTCGTCTTCGTCTCCGGCACGTCGTCCCGCCGCCCCGACAACACGTTCGCGGGTGTGTCGGTGGACGAGTTCGGCACCACCGACCTGGACATCCGGGCGCAGACCCGGGCCGTCGTCGAGAACATCCGCGACCTGCTGCGCTCGGTCGGCGCCGACCTGTCCGACCTGGTCCAGGTCACCTCGTACCTGGTCAACATGAACGACTTCGGTGGCTACAACGAGGTCTGGGCGGAGTTCTTCGACGCCACCGGCCCGACCCGCACCACCGTCGCCGTCCACCAACTGCCGCACCCCCACCTGCTCATCGAGATGCAGGCCGTGGCCCTTCACCCCTCCGGAGGTCAGTCGTGAGCGAGATCGCCGAGCCGTTCAGCTTCCCGGGCTGGATCGCGGACAACCAGCACCTGCTCAAGCCGCCGGTCGGCAACAAGGAGATGCTGCCGGGCAGCGACGACTTCATCGTGATGGTCGTCGGCGGGCCCAACCAGCGCACCGACTTCCACGTCGACCCGTACGAGGAGTTCTTCTACCAGGTCAAGGGCAACATGCACGTCAACCTGATGCTCCCGGAGGGCCCGCGTACGGTCCACATCCGCGAGGGTCAGATGTGGATGCTGCCGCGCAACACCCCGCACTCGCCGCAGCGCCCGGAGGCCGGCTCGATCGGGATGGTGATCGAGCGGGTCCGCGAGGAGGGCACGCTGGAGAAGTTCCAGTGGTACTGCGCCGAGTGCGGCAACAAGGTGCACGAGGTGGAGCTCCAGGTCCGCGACATCGCCGCCGACCTGCCGCCGGTCTTCCAGGCGTTCTACGCCGACGAGAAGGCGCGCACCTGCACCGACTGCGGCGCGCTGCACCCGGGCAAGGGCTGATGCCCGGGCCCGTCGTGGACGTGCACACGCACGTCGTACCGAAGGGCTGGCCGGCCCTCGACGCGGCGTGCGGCGGGTCCGGCTGGCCCTGGCTGCGGGTCGACTCCGAGCGAGCCGCCATGATCATGGTCGGCTCGGCCGAGTTCCGGCCGATCGGCGCGGAGTGCTGGGACGCGCCCACCCGGCTGGCCGACATGGACGCCGACGGCGTCGACATGCAGGTCGTCTCGCCCACCCCGGTCTTCTTCAGCTACGACCGGCCGGCGCGGCAGGCGGTGCAGGTGGCCCGCATCTTCAACGACCTGACGCTGGAGGTCACCGCGGCCGGCGGGGACCGGCTGGTGCCGTTCTGCCAGGTGCCCCTTCAGGACCCGGACGCGGCCTGCGCCGAGCTGGACCGCTGCCTCGACGCCGGGCACGTCGGGGTCGAGATCGGCAACCACGTCGGCGACCGCGACCTGGACGACGCGGGTGTCGTCGAGTTCCTCCAGCACTGCGCGCGGGTGGGCGCCCCGGTCTTCGTCCACCCGTGGGACATGCCCGGCGGCCCCCGGCTGGACCGGTGGATGGCCCGCTGGCTGACCGGCATGCCCGCCGAGACGCACCTGTCGGTGCTGGCGCTGATCCTCGGTGGCGTCTTCGACCGCGTGCCGGCCTCGCTGCGGATCTGCTTCGCGCACGGCGGCGGCAGCTTCCCGTTCTGGCTGGGCCGCGCCGACAACGCCTGGCACCGCCGGGGCGACCTGGTCCGGGGGGCGTCCACCGCGCCGCCCAGCTCCTATGTCGACCGTTTCCACGTCGACTCGGTGGTCTTCGAACCGGCGGCGCTGCGGCTGCTCGTCGACACGGTGGGGGAGGACCGGGTACTGCTGGGCAGCGACTACCCGTACCCGCTGGGCGAACGCCCGGTCGGGCAGGTGGTCCGCAAGGCCGACTTCCTCACCGCCGACCAGCGGGACAAGCTGCTCTCCCGCAACGCGCTGCGCTTCCTGCACGGCTGAGCGCGCCCCGGGCCTCTACCGTGGGGGCCGGACGCGACCGGCGGTCCGGCGCGTGAGAGGTGCGTCCGTCCTGGTAGCCCGGCAGGATGAGGGCATGGCCGAGCCGCACGACCTGACCGCGCTGGAGCAGGCCGCCGCGATCGAGCGCGGCGAGCTGTCCAGCGCCGACCTGGTCGCGCACCACCTCGACCGGGTGGCCGCGCTCGGCGACACCGTCGGCGCGTTCGTGACGGTCACCGCCGAGCCCGCGGCGCGGGCCGCCGAGGCGGCCGACGCCGCGCCGGCCGACCGGCGCGGCCCACTGCACGGCGTACCGACCGCGATCAAGGACCTGACCCTCACCGCCGGCGTGCGGACCACCTTCGGCTCGGCCGCGTTCGCGGACTTCGTCCCACCGGTCGACGCCGACGTGGTCCGGTTCATGAAGGCGGCCGGCCTGGTCAGCCTCGGCAAGACCACCACCTCCGAGCTGGGGTGCTCGCTCTACTCCGAGGGGCGGGTCGCACCGCCGGCCCGCAACCCGTGGAACCTCGCGTACACCGCCGGGGGATCCAGCGGCGGCGCGGCGGCGGCCGTCGCGGCCGGGCTGGTCCCGGTCGCGCAGGGCTCCGACGGCGGCGGGTCGCTGCGCATTCCCGCGGCCCTCTGCGGCCTGGTCGGCTACAAGCCCAGCCGCGGCCTGGTCTCCGGCGGCCCGCTCGGCTTCGGCGCGTTCGGCCTGCCCACCCACGGGCCCATCGGTCGTACGGTCACCGACGTCGCCGCCCTGCTGGACGTGCTGGCCCAGCCGGTGCCCGGCGAGCCCTACCTGCCGCCCGCCGCGCCCCCCGGCGGCTACCTGGCGGCGGCCCGCGCCGCCGCGCCCGGGCGGCTGCGGATCGGGCGGTTCACCGCGCCGATGCTCGCCGACGAGCCGGTCCACCCGGACTGCGTGGCCGCCGTCGACCGGGCGGCCGCGCTGCTCACCGCCGCCGGCCACGAGGTGGTCGAGGTCGCAGCGCCGCTCGGCCCCACGACGTGGCCGCTCTTCGAGATCGTCTGGTACGTCCTCGCGCTGTCACCCGTCCCGCCCGAGCGGGAGAGCGAGCTGCTGCCGCTGACCCGGTTCCTGCGGGGCCGGGGCGCCGAGATCTCCGCCGGCACCCTGGCCGCCACGCTCGGCGAACTCCAGGCGCAGGTACGCCTCGGCGCCCGCCGGACGGCCACCTGCGACCTGCTGCTCTGTCCCACCCTCGCCGCGCCGCAGGCACCGGTCGGCTGGTTCACCGCCGACGGTGACCCGGAGGCGGATTTCGACCGGCAACGCCGGTTCTCGCCGTACTGCGCCATCTTCAACGTGACGGGGGAGCCGTCCGTCTCGCTGCCGGTCGGCGTGACGGCGGACGGGATGCCGGTCGGGGTGCTCCTCACCGGCCGGTACGGTGACGACGCGCGGCTGATCGCGACCGCTGCGGAACTGGAGAACTCCAGTGGCGGATGGGATCGCCACCCCGCGATCTGGCGGGCCGTCGACTCCGCTAACGTGAATGGCAGCGGAGTCGGGCGGTCGACGCCCTGAACCTGTCCACCCGACCTGGCTGTCCGAGGTCACTTCTTCCGCCTGGGGGCGTTGGGATTGTCTGTTACCGACACGTTGCTGGTCTTCGTCGGCATCCCGGCGGCAGCCGTACTGGTGATCGGCGGCCTGGCGTACGTGGCCAGCCGTGGTGGCGGCGGTGGCGGGGGCGCGAAGCGCTACCGCCCGGGCCGGCCCTTCGACTTCACGCCGGTCTGGTTCCTGGCCCGGCCGGAGCAGCTGGCCGACCCGGCCGGCGCCGCCCTGGCCGCGGGTGCGCAGGCGCCGGCGCTGACCGCCCACAAGCAGGAGTTGGCCGGCCGGGAGGCGCCGGCCGGTGGAACCGGAGGCGCAAGTGACCGTTGGTGAGACGCACCTCCGCGAGGGCAACCCGCCGGAGGTGCTGGACGGCCCGTTCTCGACCCGCCAGCTGCTGCGCATCGACGAGGCGCTGCGCCTGGCCGACCAGGGCACCGGCCTGGTGTTCTCGGTCTTCGTCGGCGGTCTGGACGAGCCGATCCGCGAGCACGCCGAGCGGCTGCACCGTCAGCTCGCCGACCCGGACCGCTCGGTGCTGATCGCGGTGTCGCCCAACCAGCGGCAGCTGGAGGTCGTCACCGGCCGGCACGCGCGCAAGCGCATCCCGGACACGTACGCCAAGCTCGCCGCGCTCTCCATGGTCGCGGCGTTCGGTGGCGGCGACCTGACCGGCGGCATCATCAACGGCCTCGACCAGTTGGCCAGCCACGCCGGCCGGGGCTGACCCCCTACGCACCCGAAAGCCCGGTCCGCCGCAGGCGGACCGGGCTTTCTCGTCATGAGCGCCGGTTTCGTGAATCTGTCGTGCCGGCGACTACCGGGTGACTCGACCTCCACGACCAGTGCGATGTCGACCGATTCGGCCCACATCCGGCCTCGTGGCACGTCCGGCCTCGGCACGGTGATGTCGGGGATGAGGTACGTCCACCTCCTTCCGCCACCATAAGGGCCCGGGGCCGGTGCGGGCTCGCGCCCACACCGGCCCCGGCCGGTCGTCCCCCGCTCAGGCCGTGCGCGCGTCCCGCTCGCGGGCCCGCAGCGCGCGGACCACGCCGTCGCGCCCCTCGGCCACGAGCCGGCGCAGCGGCGCCGGGTGCCCCTCCTGCGCCAGCCAGGCGTCGGTGGCCGCCACGGTGTCGTCGTCCACCTGGTACGCCGGGTAGGCGAGCTGCGCGAACTCCTGCGCCGGCTCGCTGTCCCGGCTGGCCCACACCTGACCGACCGCCTCGAAGTACCGCTCCCGGTAGGGCGCGACCAGGTCGACCTGGGTGGGGTGCACGAAGCCCTGCAGCAGCGCCCGGTGCCGCCAGTTCGGCAGCGCCTCCGCGCCGGTCAGCTGAGCCCAGACGGCCGCCTTGTTCTCCGCGGTCGGCACCAGCGCGTGCACGTAGGCCGCCTCCCGCTCGCCGCTCGCGGTGCGGTCGCCGGCCAGTTCGGCGTCCACCTCGGCGGCGCCGGCCGCGCCGTTGGCCACCAGCGCGGCGAGCACGCCCCAGCGCAGCTCGGTGTCGATGGTCAGCCCGGCCGGCACGCCCGTGCCGTCCAACCAGCCGCGCAGCGTGGCCAGGTCCTCGCTGGACCGGGCCGCCGAGGCGTACGCCCGCGCCCAGGCGAGCTGGAAGCCACTGCCGGGCTCGGCAGTGGCGAGCGCCGCCTTCGCGGTGCGGGCCAGGTCCGCCCAGCCGGTCGGCGCCCACGCCGGGTCGGCGTAGAAGGTGAGCGTGGTGGTGGCCTGCCGGAGGGTGGCGGTGACCAGGTTGATGTCGTCCTCGGCGGGCAGCCCGGCCAGCACCAGCGCCACGTAGTCGCGGGCGGCCAGTTCGGCGTCGCGGATCATGTCCCACGCGGCGGTCCAGCAGAGCGCGCGGGCCAGCGACGACTCGAAGCCGGCGATGTGCTGCACCACGGTGGCCAGCGACCGCTCGTCGAGCCGCAGCTTCGCGTACGTGAGGTCGTCGTCGTTGAGCAGCAGCACGTCGGCCGCCGGCACGCCGACGAGGTCGGTGAGCTCGGTGCGGTCCCCGGCCACGTCGACCTCCAGCCGCTCCCGGCGGACCAGTCGGCCGTCGGTGAGGTCGTAGAGGCCGACCCCGATGCGGTGGGTGCGCAGCGTCGGGTAGCCGGACGGCGCCTCCTGCCGCACCACCACCTGCTGGTAGCTGCCGTCCGCGCCGATGGTCACCTCCGGACGCAGCGTGTTGACCTGTGCGGTCTCCAGCCACTGCGCGGCGAACTTGCGCAGCTCCCGCCCGGAGGCCGCCTCCAACTCGGAGAGCAGGTCGTCGAAGGTGGCGTTGCCCCACGCGTGCTTGCCGAAGTAGGCGCGCAGACCCGCCAGGAACGGCTCCTCACCCACGTACGCGACGAGCTGCTTGAGCACGCTCGCGCCCTTGGCGTACGTGATGCCGTCGAAGTTGACCTCGACGGCCTCCAGGTCTGGCATCTCGCAGTAGACCGGGTGGGTGGAGGAGAGCTGGTCCTGCCGGTAGCCCCAGTTCTTACGGATCGACAGGAACGTCGTCCAGGCGTCACCGAACCGGGTGGCGTGGGTGTTGCACCAGTGGCTCGCCCACTCGGCGAACGACTCGTTGAGCCACAGGTCGTTCCACCAGCGCATGGTGACCAGGTCGCCGAACCACATGTGGGCCAGCTCGTGCAGGATCGTGTTGGCGCGCTGCTCGTACTCGAAGTCGGTGACCTGCGACCGGAAGATGTAGTGCGACTCGGCGTGCGTCACGCAGCCGAAGTTCTCCATCGCACCGGCGTTGAAGTCGGGCACCCAGAGCTGGTCGTACTTGGGCAGTGGGTAGCGCACGCCGAACTTCTCGTGGAAGAAGTCGAAGCCCTGCTTGGTGATGAGGAAGAGGTCGTCCGCGTCGAGGTACTGCGCCATCGACGCCCGGCAGTAGACGCCCAGGTCGATGCCGTCGTGGCTGTCCCGCACCTCGTGGTAGGGGCCCGCGCAGAGCGCGGTGATGTAGGTGCTCATCCGGGCCGACCGGCCGAAGTGGATGGTCTTCAGGCCCTCACCCGCCGGCTCCTCCCGCTCCACCGGCGAGTTGGACACCACCCGCCAGTGGTCCGGCACGGTGGCGTGCCAGGTGTACTCGCTCTTCAGGTCGGGCTGGTCGAAGCAGGCGAACACCCGCTGCGCGTCAGCCGTCTCGAACTGGCTGTAGAGGTAGGTCTCACCGTCGACCGGGTCGACCGTGCGGTGCAGGCCCTGACCGCTGTTGGAGTAGCCGAAGTCGGCGTCCACCACCAGCGTGTTCTCGCTGTCCAGACCGGACAGCGTGAGCCCTTTCTCCGCCGACCAGTCGGTCAGGTCCACCGGCGTGCCGTTGAGCGTCGCCGACCGCACCGACTCGGCGGCGACCTCGATGAACGTGGTGGCCCCCGGCTCGGCGCAGCGGAACCGCACCTCCGTCGTGGACCGGAACGTGCGACCCTCGGCCGCCTGCACAGCGGTCGACAGGTCCAGACTGATGTCGTACCCGGTCACGTCGAGCAGTCGGGCCCGTTCGGTCGCCTCGACCTGTGTCAGGTTGCGCACTCCCGGCACTGTTCGTCTCCATCCCACTCTCGCCGTACGCCGCCGTGGCGCCTCCGCCGGCCACTGCTCGTGGTCGGCCCGGCACCGAGTCTTCCATGCACCGGCTCACGGCGGTGGGCGAGGTCACGCTCTCATTCCGCTGTCGGTCGGCGGTCCGGGGGGTGAAGATCGAGGTGAGGCGTCGCAGGCGCGGCGTCACCCGTCGTGAAGGGACCGCACCGTGACCGATCGTGTCACCGTCGACATGTGGTTCGACCCGGCCTGCCCGTGGGCCTGGATCACCTCCCGCTGGCTGCTCGAGGTCGAGCAGGTCCGTGACCTGGACATCCGTTTCCACGTGATGAGCCTCGCCGTGCTCAACGAGGGTCGGGACCACCTGCCCGAGGAGTACCGGGAGTTCCTCCGCACCGCCTGGGGCCCGGTCCGGGTCTGTATCGCGGCAGAGCAGCGGTACGGCACGGACGCCCTGCGCCCGCTCTACACCGCGCTCGGCACCCGGATCCACCTCGGCAAGGAGGAGCGGGGCCAGGAGCTGTACGTCGCCGCGCTGACCGACGCCGGCCTCGACCCGGCGCTCGCCGCCGCCGCCGACAGCACCGATTACGACGAGGCCCTGCGGGCCAGCCACGAGGCGGGCATGCGGCCGGTCGGGCAGGACGTCGGCACCCCGGTCATCCACGCACCCGGCCCGGACGGCGGTTCGGTCGCGTTCTTCGGACCGGTGATCACCCCGGCGCCGAAGGGCGAGGCCGCCGGGCGGCTCTGGGACGGCGTCCTGCTGGTCGCCGGCACCCCGGGCTTCTACGAGCTGAAGCGGACCCGCGAGCAGGGCCCGATCTTCGACTGACCCGGTCGGTGGCCCCGGTACCGGTACGTCCCGGGGCCGGGGCCACCGTTGTTAACACCGTGACGGGGCCCGTCACCGGGCGCTGTCGATGTCGTTTTGCCGGATGTCCGCCGCAGCGATTCGCAAACCGCAACCCGCAGCTCGTGGAGGCATCCCGATGGCCAAGCACCGCCTCGTGTCCGGTGACGATCCGCTGACCCGGGAGGAGGCGGCCGACACCCCGGCGTACTGGTCGGTCGACGACTCCCGCTGGCCCACCCTGCGGCCCGACCTCCCCTCGGACGTCGCGGACCTGCTCGCCCCGCCGATCGTGGTGGGCGTGGCCCGGGTGGCGCCCACGTCCCGGCTGACCCCGCCCGGTGTCGCCACCCCGGTCCGGCGCACGTTGCCCACGCCCGCCCCCGTCGGCGCCACCACGGTGCCGGTGCCCTCGCCCGCCACCGCCGGTCCGATCGGTGCGGCGGCGCCCAGCGGACGCCACCGCCGCCCGGCCGAACACACCAGCTGACCGTGGCCGCCGCCGGGCCGTCGCTGTCACCCGGTGGACGACGGTTGTCGCTTTCACCTGGTGGACGACGGCCCGGGTCCGCGTCCCGGTCAGACGCGGCGACGGTAGCGTCAGCAAGCATGACGGTCGTGCATCCGATCGCCCGGGCCTGGATCACCACTGGCGGCACCGGCGCGCAGAACTACGACGAGTTCGCCGACGACGCGGAGATCACCGCGATCATCGAGGCGAACCCGCACAGTGCCCTCGGCATCGAGATGCCGCACCGGGCCCCGGAGAGCCTCGGGAAGTCGTTCCTCGACGCCCTGCCCGACGCGGTGGCCCGCCTCGGCGAGGCCAAGGCCGACGGCAGCTACACCCCCGCCGAGCAGGTCGTGGTGCTCTACCGGATCAGCGCGCCGGGGGAGGAGCCGGCCTACGGGCTCTTCGCCATGGTCGACACCGACCAGATCTCCACCCGGGCCGACGAGCCCGGCCTGGTGATCCGCAACGAGGACGTCTTCATCGCGAAGGTGCGCGAGCGGGTCGCCCTGGCCGACGCCCTCGGGCACCTGCTCTCACCGGTGCTGCTGCTCCAGACCGGCCAGGGTGAGCAGCTGCACGAGGCCCTCGCCGCCGCGGTCGAGGCGGCCGGCGCGCCCGCGGCCACCGACACCGACCAGGCCGGGCGTACGCACGCGATCTGGCTGGTCGGCCCCGGCGCGCGGCAGGACGAGCTGACGGCGCTCGCCGGTGGCGGGGAACTCGTGGTCGCCGACGGCA
This genomic stretch from Micromonospora krabiensis harbors:
- a CDS encoding 3-hydroxyanthranilate 3,4-dioxygenase, giving the protein MSEIAEPFSFPGWIADNQHLLKPPVGNKEMLPGSDDFIVMVVGGPNQRTDFHVDPYEEFFYQVKGNMHVNLMLPEGPRTVHIREGQMWMLPRNTPHSPQRPEAGSIGMVIERVREEGTLEKFQWYCAECGNKVHEVELQVRDIAADLPPVFQAFYADEKARTCTDCGALHPGKG
- a CDS encoding DUF5130 family protein, which produces MTVGETHLREGNPPEVLDGPFSTRQLLRIDEALRLADQGTGLVFSVFVGGLDEPIREHAERLHRQLADPDRSVLIAVSPNQRQLEVVTGRHARKRIPDTYAKLAALSMVAAFGGGDLTGGIINGLDQLASHAGRG
- a CDS encoding RidA family protein, producing the protein MSGSNGADPGVVSARVVAGKAVPRGAFPHVKVAGGFVFVSGTSSRRPDNTFAGVSVDEFGTTDLDIRAQTRAVVENIRDLLRSVGADLSDLVQVTSYLVNMNDFGGYNEVWAEFFDATGPTRTTVAVHQLPHPHLLIEMQAVALHPSGGQS
- a CDS encoding amidohydrolase family protein — its product is MPGPVVDVHTHVVPKGWPALDAACGGSGWPWLRVDSERAAMIMVGSAEFRPIGAECWDAPTRLADMDADGVDMQVVSPTPVFFSYDRPARQAVQVARIFNDLTLEVTAAGGDRLVPFCQVPLQDPDAACAELDRCLDAGHVGVEIGNHVGDRDLDDAGVVEFLQHCARVGAPVFVHPWDMPGGPRLDRWMARWLTGMPAETHLSVLALILGGVFDRVPASLRICFAHGGGSFPFWLGRADNAWHRRGDLVRGASTAPPSSYVDRFHVDSVVFEPAALRLLVDTVGEDRVLLGSDYPYPLGERPVGQVVRKADFLTADQRDKLLSRNALRFLHG
- a CDS encoding amidase, producing MAEPHDLTALEQAAAIERGELSSADLVAHHLDRVAALGDTVGAFVTVTAEPAARAAEAADAAPADRRGPLHGVPTAIKDLTLTAGVRTTFGSAAFADFVPPVDADVVRFMKAAGLVSLGKTTTSELGCSLYSEGRVAPPARNPWNLAYTAGGSSGGAAAAVAAGLVPVAQGSDGGGSLRIPAALCGLVGYKPSRGLVSGGPLGFGAFGLPTHGPIGRTVTDVAALLDVLAQPVPGEPYLPPAAPPGGYLAAARAAAPGRLRIGRFTAPMLADEPVHPDCVAAVDRAAALLTAAGHEVVEVAAPLGPTTWPLFEIVWYVLALSPVPPERESELLPLTRFLRGRGAEISAGTLAATLGELQAQVRLGARRTATCDLLLCPTLAAPQAPVGWFTADGDPEADFDRQRRFSPYCAIFNVTGEPSVSLPVGVTADGMPVGVLLTGRYGDDARLIATAAELENSSGGWDRHPAIWRAVDSANVNGSGVGRSTP
- a CDS encoding DUF1015 family protein; its protein translation is MTVVHPIARAWITTGGTGAQNYDEFADDAEITAIIEANPHSALGIEMPHRAPESLGKSFLDALPDAVARLGEAKADGSYTPAEQVVVLYRISAPGEEPAYGLFAMVDTDQISTRADEPGLVIRNEDVFIAKVRERVALADALGHLLSPVLLLQTGQGEQLHEALAAAVEAAGAPAATDTDQAGRTHAIWLVGPGARQDELTALAGGGELVVADGNHRSLAAQTGDLPRFLAVVTTPRSVAIQPYNRLVSELTTTGADLLDRLAAAGARITPIDGPVEVPATGGTVHLRLPGQGYAVTLPPVDGGRLENLDHALVERLLLRDALGLDPGDKRITYVGGDYPASWLTGEVDAGRAELAVLIAPVTVDDFVAVNLAREKMPRKSTWFTPKARGGLVVAELNR
- a CDS encoding mycothiol-dependent nitroreductase Rv2466c family protein, with protein sequence MWFDPACPWAWITSRWLLEVEQVRDLDIRFHVMSLAVLNEGRDHLPEEYREFLRTAWGPVRVCIAAEQRYGTDALRPLYTALGTRIHLGKEERGQELYVAALTDAGLDPALAAAADSTDYDEALRASHEAGMRPVGQDVGTPVIHAPGPDGGSVAFFGPVITPAPKGEAAGRLWDGVLLVAGTPGFYELKRTREQGPIFD
- the pepN gene encoding aminopeptidase N → MRNLTQVEATERARLLDVTGYDISLDLSTAVQAAEGRTFRSTTEVRFRCAEPGATTFIEVAAESVRSATLNGTPVDLTDWSAEKGLTLSGLDSENTLVVDADFGYSNSGQGLHRTVDPVDGETYLYSQFETADAQRVFACFDQPDLKSEYTWHATVPDHWRVVSNSPVEREEPAGEGLKTIHFGRSARMSTYITALCAGPYHEVRDSHDGIDLGVYCRASMAQYLDADDLFLITKQGFDFFHEKFGVRYPLPKYDQLWVPDFNAGAMENFGCVTHAESHYIFRSQVTDFEYEQRANTILHELAHMWFGDLVTMRWWNDLWLNESFAEWASHWCNTHATRFGDAWTTFLSIRKNWGYRQDQLSSTHPVYCEMPDLEAVEVNFDGITYAKGASVLKQLVAYVGEEPFLAGLRAYFGKHAWGNATFDDLLSELEAASGRELRKFAAQWLETAQVNTLRPEVTIGADGSYQQVVVRQEAPSGYPTLRTHRIGVGLYDLTDGRLVRRERLEVDVAGDRTELTDLVGVPAADVLLLNDDDLTYAKLRLDERSLATVVQHIAGFESSLARALCWTAAWDMIRDAELAARDYVALVLAGLPAEDDINLVTATLRQATTTLTFYADPAWAPTGWADLARTAKAALATAEPGSGFQLAWARAYASAARSSEDLATLRGWLDGTGVPAGLTIDTELRWGVLAALVANGAAGAAEVDAELAGDRTASGEREAAYVHALVPTAENKAAVWAQLTGAEALPNWRHRALLQGFVHPTQVDLVAPYRERYFEAVGQVWASRDSEPAQEFAQLAYPAYQVDDDTVAATDAWLAQEGHPAPLRRLVAEGRDGVVRALRARERDARTA
- the ctaJ gene encoding aa3-type cytochrome oxidase subunit CtaJ; the protein is MSVTDTLLVFVGIPAAAVLVIGGLAYVASRGGGGGGGAKRYRPGRPFDFTPVWFLARPEQLADPAGAALAAGAQAPALTAHKQELAGREAPAGGTGGASDRW